A single genomic interval of Methanobrevibacter boviskoreani JH1 harbors:
- a CDS encoding YcaO-related McrA-glycine thioamidation protein codes for MFSDVKLKYFKTGHRVCEPSETLKKNEDKLKTAGITRITDITGLDRVGIPVFSAIRPTAQSGAVSVYAGKGANKDQAEASAMMEGFERYSAEMQETDKEKIIVSSIEDMKGEKFIDPKSLYLPNNITDDILSVTTLEWYPCIDIVSEEEYYIPANAVFHPYIPSNKSATPLFKGNTNGLASGNVIEEAVLHGIFEVIERDAWSLFEIVHKNKRQIDTDSIENPIIQELLDKFNKQNINIKLMDVTSDINVPTVTASSDDDSLKDPALLCLGVGTHLDPNIAIIRALTEVAQSRATQIHGTREDTTRANFMRKAGYDRMKKINSIYYKEEENKISIEDMNDLSGNSSLKEDIEICKSHLIESGFDKILFDDLTRPEININACRVVIPGAELYTLDQDRLGTRYKKFL; via the coding sequence ATGTTTTCAGATGTTAAATTGAAATATTTTAAAACAGGCCATAGAGTTTGTGAACCCTCAGAAACACTTAAAAAAAATGAAGATAAACTTAAAACAGCGGGCATTACTAGAATTACAGATATTACTGGTTTAGATAGGGTGGGAATACCTGTCTTCTCAGCAATCAGACCTACTGCACAATCTGGAGCAGTGAGTGTATATGCAGGAAAGGGTGCAAATAAAGATCAAGCTGAAGCATCTGCAATGATGGAGGGATTTGAGAGATATTCCGCCGAGATGCAAGAGACAGATAAGGAAAAGATCATAGTATCTTCCATTGAAGACATGAAAGGTGAAAAATTCATTGACCCTAAAAGCCTATATCTACCGAACAACATTACCGATGACATTCTATCTGTTACAACCCTTGAATGGTATCCTTGTATTGATATTGTAAGTGAGGAGGAGTATTACATACCTGCAAACGCAGTTTTCCACCCATATATCCCATCAAATAAAAGTGCAACACCACTGTTTAAAGGAAACACCAACGGACTTGCATCTGGAAATGTCATTGAAGAGGCCGTACTTCACGGAATCTTTGAGGTTATTGAAAGGGATGCATGGAGTCTGTTTGAAATAGTCCATAAAAATAAAAGGCAGATTGATACAGATAGTATAGAAAACCCAATCATACAAGAATTACTTGACAAATTTAACAAACAGAACATTAACATTAAATTAATGGATGTTACAAGTGACATTAATGTTCCAACCGTTACAGCATCAAGTGATGATGATTCACTGAAAGATCCTGCCCTTTTATGTTTAGGTGTTGGAACACATCTTGATCCGAATATAGCAATCATACGTGCATTAACGGAGGTTGCACAAAGTAGAGCAACACAGATACATGGTACAAGGGAGGATACTACAAGGGCAAATTTCATGCGTAAAGCAGGTTATGACCGCATGAAAAAAATCAATAGCATCTATTATAAAGAAGAGGAAAACAAGATTTCAATAGAGGATATGAATGATTTAAGTGGTAATTCATCACTTAAAGAGGATATTGAAATCTGTAAAAGTCATCTAATTGAAAGTGGTTTTGATAAAATATTGTTTGACGATTTAACAAGACCTGAAATTAATATTAATGCTTGCCGTGTTGTAATTCCTGGTGCAGAACTTTATACACTAGACCAGGATAGACTAGGTACCAGATATAAAAAATTCCTTTAA
- a CDS encoding aspartate dehydrogenase, whose product MIVGILGCGAIANIIVQNVNTDDTNIEIKYFYDRDGERAENLADIAGGIALLKLEDMFGKVDLILEAASQDSVRENALKIIESGTDMISMSVGAFMDEDFRNTLIDAAKKNNTKIYAPSGAVSGIDAIKAASVLGIDNIRLTTRKSPKSLGKNVDEVEVLFEGKASQAVKEFPMNINVAAALSLASGRDIDVKIIVDPEVTRNVHEVEVCGKFGQLKTETMNFPSKLNPKTSMLAALSAIKLLRKLDEPFVIGT is encoded by the coding sequence ATGATTGTTGGAATACTTGGCTGTGGTGCCATAGCTAATATTATTGTTCAAAACGTAAATACTGATGATACTAATATTGAAATAAAATATTTCTATGATAGAGACGGTGAGAGGGCTGAAAATCTTGCAGATATTGCAGGAGGTATTGCCCTTTTAAAACTAGAAGATATGTTTGGTAAGGTTGATTTAATACTTGAAGCAGCTTCACAAGATTCTGTGAGGGAAAATGCTTTAAAAATCATTGAAAGTGGTACAGATATGATTTCAATGAGTGTAGGTGCATTTATGGATGAGGATTTTAGAAACACTTTAATTGATGCGGCTAAGAAAAATAACACTAAGATATATGCTCCTTCAGGAGCTGTAAGTGGTATTGATGCTATTAAAGCAGCTTCTGTTTTAGGTATTGACAATATCAGATTGACCACCCGTAAATCTCCTAAATCTTTAGGTAAAAATGTGGATGAGGTTGAGGTTTTGTTTGAAGGTAAAGCTTCACAGGCAGTAAAGGAATTTCCAATGAACATTAATGTTGCAGCAGCATTATCCCTTGCATCCGGAAGGGACATTGATGTAAAGATTATTGTAGATCCTGAAGTAACTAGAAATGTCCATGAAGTGGAAGTATGCGGTAAATTTGGACAATTAAAAACAGAAACAATGAATTTCCCGTCTAAGTTAAATCCTAAAACCAGTATGTTGGCAGCTTTATCTGCTATTAAATTACTTAGGAAATTAGACGAGCCATTTGTAATTGGTACATAA
- a CDS encoding lactaldehyde dehydrogenase codes for MEILINGKYVTKEETMDVINPYDNSVVDSISIADKNDVLDAVEAANNAKSKINEFSSRKVSNLLYDAYDDLKAEKDKIAKIITQETGKPISGSNFEMDRSVETLKFAAEEAKRIYGETVPLDAGLGGKGFYGFTRKIPLGVVAAITPFNYPVNLAIHKVAPAIAAKNTVILKPSREAPLSGLMLADIIARHFPDGVINTITGLGEEIGDALVSNDDVDKVSFTGSVPTGLSIANSSGMKKLTLELGGNDPVIVLDDADIDKAVRGVVNGAYLFSGQVCMGVKRVIVDKHVIGEFTDKLVAETQKLKVGDPMDKDTDIGPLINNTAVKMVEESVNNAVENGAEIVCGGKIKDNFYWPTVLSNVNPEMDLVKNETFGPIAPIIEADGVDEAISIANDTRYGLQAGVFTENIHSALKCTEEIEAGSVFVNKQSTFRTDNMPFGGFKYSGTGKEGVKYAVEEMCKTKLIGLNLR; via the coding sequence ATGGAAATCTTAATCAACGGTAAATATGTCACTAAGGAAGAAACAATGGATGTAATAAATCCATATGATAATTCTGTAGTTGATAGTATATCGATTGCCGATAAAAATGATGTGTTAGATGCAGTTGAAGCTGCTAATAATGCAAAATCTAAAATTAATGAATTTTCATCAAGAAAAGTATCTAATTTATTATATGATGCATATGATGATTTAAAAGCTGAGAAGGATAAGATTGCAAAAATCATTACACAGGAAACAGGTAAACCAATTTCCGGTTCCAATTTTGAAATGGATAGGTCAGTTGAAACCTTAAAGTTTGCAGCTGAAGAGGCTAAAAGAATATATGGTGAAACCGTTCCTTTGGATGCAGGTCTTGGTGGTAAAGGTTTCTATGGATTTACAAGAAAGATACCTTTAGGTGTGGTTGCAGCTATCACTCCTTTCAATTATCCGGTTAACCTTGCAATTCATAAAGTAGCACCTGCAATTGCAGCTAAAAATACTGTAATCTTAAAACCTTCAAGAGAGGCTCCACTATCAGGACTTATGCTTGCCGACATTATTGCAAGACATTTTCCAGATGGTGTTATAAATACTATTACAGGTTTGGGAGAGGAGATTGGTGATGCTTTAGTAAGTAATGATGATGTTGATAAAGTATCATTTACAGGTAGTGTTCCGACAGGATTATCCATAGCCAATTCATCAGGTATGAAGAAGCTTACATTGGAACTTGGAGGAAATGATCCCGTAATTGTTCTTGATGATGCGGATATTGATAAGGCAGTAAGAGGTGTTGTAAATGGAGCATACCTTTTCTCAGGTCAAGTATGTATGGGGGTTAAAAGGGTTATTGTAGATAAACATGTTATTGGTGAATTTACAGATAAACTTGTAGCCGAGACCCAAAAACTTAAAGTAGGCGATCCTATGGATAAAGATACTGATATTGGACCACTTATAAATAATACTGCAGTTAAAATGGTTGAGGAATCTGTAAACAATGCAGTTGAAAATGGTGCAGAGATTGTATGTGGTGGAAAAATTAAGGATAATTTCTATTGGCCTACCGTTTTAAGCAATGTAAATCCTGAAATGGATCTTGTTAAAAATGAAACATTCGGTCCAATTGCTCCTATTATTGAGGCTGATGGTGTTGATGAAGCTATTTCAATTGCAAATGATACCCGTTATGGTCTACAAGCAGGTGTATTTACAGAAAATATTCATAGTGCACTTAAATGTACTGAGGAGATTGAGGCAGGCTCTGTATTTGTAAATAAACAATCAACATTTAGAACAGATAACATGCCATTCGGTGGATTTAAATATAGCGGTACTGGTAAGGAAGGAGTAAAATATGCAGTAGAGGAAATGTGTAAAACTAAACTCATTGGTTTAAATTTACGCTAA
- a CDS encoding MFS transporter, translating into MANNEESPNKWKILLSLSLGCLMASINTSIANVSLPDIGIYFNASVGLTGLVVTGYFISFIGLALFASKLGDGYGHDRIFKIGVVGMIITSIMCSISPSIDILILSRFLQGIAGALLLASPMVILEKAFAEKDLGKAYGIYSVSAAVGLAIGPTIGGLLQQLYDWRAIFLINVPLGIITFILAIYSLDKIERMRIIWDIKGLTTAFFSILFVIGTLNFIEDRYFLYAIIGAVLTAISVLGFIKSEQTAVDPLINLHLFRNKTFTANTINLHLAYIAEYLLIYSIPYFLEKVVHDGPGMVGVVLSAAPLIMIFIAPISGMITDKKGVVLPTVIGNIICIISLVLITFTTNLSHGLEIFIVFAVYGLGCGLLQSPINKAIMVSVPEKYAGTASGVIPTSRSLGISFAVCYGGLILSYAVSSKTLEQETLFGVAAQELTAGLHYVAILGIILCILVIILSIAGRPEKKSYES; encoded by the coding sequence ATGGCAAATAATGAAGAATCACCAAATAAATGGAAAATACTTTTATCATTATCATTAGGATGCTTAATGGCCAGTATTAACACAAGTATTGCTAATGTATCCCTTCCAGATATTGGAATATACTTTAATGCCAGTGTAGGTCTTACTGGTTTAGTTGTAACCGGATACTTTATATCATTTATTGGTCTTGCGCTATTTGCATCAAAACTTGGAGACGGATACGGACACGATAGGATATTCAAGATAGGTGTTGTTGGAATGATTATAACATCCATTATGTGTTCAATATCCCCAAGTATAGACATATTAATTTTAAGTAGATTTTTACAAGGAATTGCTGGTGCATTACTTCTTGCAAGTCCAATGGTTATTTTAGAAAAGGCTTTTGCAGAAAAGGATCTTGGAAAGGCTTATGGAATATACTCTGTTTCTGCGGCAGTAGGTCTTGCAATTGGACCTACCATTGGTGGTCTGTTACAGCAACTCTATGACTGGAGAGCAATCTTTCTAATCAATGTCCCTTTAGGAATTATAACATTCATACTAGCAATATATAGTCTTGATAAAATTGAAAGAATGAGAATTATTTGGGACATAAAAGGATTAACCACCGCCTTCTTTTCAATATTATTTGTAATTGGAACTTTAAACTTTATTGAGGATAGATATTTCTTATATGCGATTATTGGTGCAGTATTAACTGCAATTTCTGTTTTAGGATTTATTAAATCAGAACAAACTGCTGTAGATCCGTTAATTAATCTTCATTTATTTAGAAATAAAACATTTACAGCAAATACAATTAATCTTCACCTTGCATATATAGCAGAGTATTTGCTTATTTATTCCATTCCATACTTTTTAGAAAAGGTAGTACATGACGGACCTGGAATGGTAGGTGTAGTACTTAGTGCAGCACCACTTATTATGATATTTATAGCACCTATAAGTGGAATGATTACAGATAAAAAAGGAGTTGTGCTTCCAACTGTAATTGGAAATATTATCTGTATAATTTCATTGGTACTAATCACATTTACAACTAACTTAAGCCATGGACTTGAGATATTTATAGTATTTGCAGTATATGGTCTTGGATGTGGTTTACTACAATCACCAATTAATAAAGCGATAATGGTTTCAGTTCCAGAGAAATATGCAGGAACTGCTTCTGGAGTTATTCCTACTTCAAGAAGTTTAGGTATTAGTTTCGCTGTATGTTACGGTGGTTTAATATTATCCTATGCAGTATCCTCAAAAACACTTGAACAGGAAACATTATTTGGTGTTGCTGCTCAAGAATTAACTGCAGGATTACATTATGTTGCAATACTTGGAATAATATTATGTATTCTTGTAATTATACTTTCAATAGCAGGAAGACCTGAAAAGAAGTCATATGAATCTTAA
- a CDS encoding zinc metalloprotease — MFHITKKESIDLIISFLVISLGFSILYSNRNPGTLIFILPMIMIGVGLGFILHELAHKYAALHYGYWAEFKLWIPGLVFSLITSFFGFIFAAPGAVYIYGDYMSNKENGIISIVGPLTNIILALIFLGILLNAGAIFGPYTVGTSIIQSISFLGFSTNSFLALFNLIPISMLDGRKVFNWNPLVWLIITAFAGILVYYTYNGGLLNLLM, encoded by the coding sequence ATGTTTCATATTACTAAAAAAGAATCAATTGATTTAATCATATCATTTCTGGTTATTTCATTAGGTTTTAGTATACTTTATTCCAATAGGAATCCAGGTACTTTAATCTTTATCTTACCAATGATTATGATTGGTGTAGGTCTAGGTTTTATATTACATGAACTTGCACATAAGTATGCTGCATTACATTATGGTTACTGGGCGGAATTTAAATTATGGATTCCAGGTTTGGTGTTTTCACTTATAACCTCATTTTTCGGATTCATATTTGCGGCTCCTGGAGCAGTATATATCTATGGAGACTATATGAGTAATAAGGAAAATGGAATAATCTCCATTGTAGGACCCCTTACAAACATTATACTTGCATTAATATTTTTAGGAATATTACTTAATGCCGGAGCGATATTTGGTCCATATACAGTTGGAACTTCAATTATCCAATCAATTAGTTTTTTAGGATTTTCAACCAACAGTTTCCTTGCATTGTTCAACTTAATACCTATAAGTATGCTTGATGGTAGAAAGGTGTTTAATTGGAATCCGTTAGTATGGCTTATAATTACAGCATTTGCAGGAATACTTGTATACTATACATATAATGGTGGACTTCTTAATTTATTAATGTAA
- a CDS encoding type II secretion system F family protein codes for MDFTSVVARFSIFLEGLLNRKTINNLQELLLKAGINLYICDFLAILLLISIVLFILDLILIFFFNFSFYFLITVFVPFLALFLFINYKIEKRRDIIEKTSADFLRQLASMLRVGLSFENAMEYMSDYGSGPLYDEIRRAVIEIKLGNDFDKTWIKLTKRLNSKDLKHSFLIILDSRKSGGSIAQVLDDLSYDIREMCVLKSERESSVSMTIMFLVISAVIAAPFAMGMVNVYSDFVASLGKSNSLIMTVRNILGLYTIIHSFLVGLIISVIKYGHFRKFLQYSIPLTFVGYSVFYLISNFGVGFLSFTV; via the coding sequence ATGGATTTTACAAGTGTTGTTGCAAGGTTTTCTATCTTTCTCGAAGGGCTGTTAAATAGAAAAACTATTAACAACTTACAGGAATTATTGCTTAAAGCAGGTATTAATCTTTATATATGTGATTTTTTAGCTATTCTTCTTTTAATATCTATAGTTCTATTTATTTTAGATTTAATCTTAATATTTTTCTTTAATTTTTCATTCTACTTTTTAATTACAGTTTTTGTTCCCTTTCTGGCTCTTTTTTTATTTATAAATTATAAGATAGAAAAAAGGAGGGATATCATAGAGAAAACATCTGCTGATTTCTTAAGACAGTTGGCATCTATGCTTAGGGTAGGTTTAAGTTTTGAGAATGCTATGGAGTATATGTCTGATTATGGTTCTGGTCCATTATATGACGAGATTAGAAGGGCTGTAATAGAGATTAAATTAGGTAATGACTTTGATAAAACATGGATTAAATTAACCAAAAGATTAAATTCTAAGGATTTAAAACATAGTTTTCTAATTATATTGGATAGTAGAAAAAGTGGGGGAAGTATTGCTCAGGTTTTAGATGATTTGTCATATGATATACGGGAGATGTGTGTCCTTAAATCTGAAAGGGAGTCTTCAGTTTCAATGACTATAATGTTTCTGGTTATTTCTGCAGTTATTGCCGCGCCTTTTGCAATGGGTATGGTGAATGTTTATTCTGATTTTGTTGCATCTTTAGGAAAATCTAATAGTTTAATCATGACTGTAAGAAATATCTTAGGATTATACACAATAATCCATTCGTTTCTAGTTGGTTTAATTATAAGTGTAATAAAGTATGGTCATTTTAGAAAGTTTTTACAATATTCTATACCTCTGACTTTTGTTGGATATTCTGTATTCTATTTGATCAGTAACTTTGGTGTAGGTTTCTTAAGTTTTACAGTATAG
- a CDS encoding tRNA-binding protein: MWDTSKDYRILIAIKSQELYLNTVQTGSFRGNWNKKAAIDEAKNMTSTFQSLKYSYLEGDNLTNSEDVSKLEENAERIIEFLGGPEWNHKFMNAAPKDDKSKTEENIAKVKFFLDTILGLRNRLAYGPINDPIIGIDIRAGEIMSVMKHPNADKLMMCNVNIGTRALKVITNDKNVKEGNRVGVSILPPQSFFGEVSEAMFLGYDGNILKDVQGEIGKNPKGIPMESLNTTRNLIDTFLEK; the protein is encoded by the coding sequence ATGTGGGATACATCTAAGGATTATAGAATTTTAATAGCTATAAAGTCACAGGAATTATATTTAAATACTGTTCAAACTGGAAGTTTTAGGGGAAATTGGAATAAAAAAGCAGCTATTGATGAAGCTAAAAATATGACCAGTACCTTCCAATCATTAAAATATTCATATCTTGAAGGAGATAACCTAACAAACAGTGAGGATGTTAGCAAGCTTGAGGAAAATGCAGAAAGGATTATAGAATTTTTAGGAGGACCTGAGTGGAACCATAAATTCATGAATGCAGCACCTAAAGACGATAAATCTAAAACCGAGGAGAACATTGCAAAAGTTAAATTCTTCCTGGATACAATCCTTGGACTTAGAAACAGATTAGCATATGGACCAATTAATGATCCCATCATTGGTATTGACATTAGAGCAGGAGAAATAATGAGCGTAATGAAACATCCCAATGCAGATAAACTTATGATGTGTAATGTCAATATTGGAACAAGAGCCTTAAAGGTAATAACAAATGATAAAAATGTTAAAGAAGGAAATAGGGTAGGAGTATCAATACTTCCACCACAGTCATTCTTTGGTGAAGTTTCAGAAGCTATGTTTTTAGGATATGACGGAAATATTTTAAAAGACGTTCAAGGTGAGATTGGTAAAAATCCTAAAGGCATTCCAATGGAATCATTAAATACAACTAGAAACTTAATAGACACATTTTTAGAAAAATAG
- a CDS encoding PRC-barrel domain-containing protein, producing the protein MVEVSSLRDLDIYTVHGKYVGKVEDVVLNIRLGTISKLVIRALEPQHERQVGFRQIIRSGLQMVPEEDEMRSYQEGLLTIGFDKVTAIGDIMLINTPNVRQQIPNGRGPNSQRPVNPETSENPEQPGPQVPKPEAPNA; encoded by the coding sequence ATGGTTGAAGTTTCAAGTCTTCGTGATTTAGATATTTATACAGTTCATGGAAAATATGTTGGTAAAGTAGAAGATGTTGTTCTTAATATTCGTTTAGGTACTATTTCAAAATTAGTTATTAGAGCTTTAGAACCTCAACATGAAAGACAAGTTGGATTTAGACAAATTATAAGAAGCGGGCTTCAAATGGTACCTGAAGAAGATGAGATGAGATCTTATCAAGAAGGTTTACTTACCATTGGTTTTGATAAAGTTACAGCTATTGGAGATATTATGTTAATCAATACTCCTAATGTAAGGCAACAAATTCCAAATGGTCGTGGACCAAATTCTCAAAGACCAGTTAATCCTGAGACTTCTGAAAATCCGGAACAACCAGGTCCTCAAGTACCAAAACCAGAAGCTCCTAATGCATAA
- a CDS encoding TfuA-related McrA-glycine thioamidation protein → MENNKRIIVFTGLSLSFDDASQILDADYRPPVKRGDIFKILKEEEKPDIIGIIDGQFHSAPAVAHKEIMEALNEGITVVGGSSMGALRASELDSLGMIGVGFVYNEYKNGNIKSDDDVAVILDPKTYRPLSEALVNIDYKLKGAISSGIIIEEEGEKIHEIAKEIYYPHRNYPNIFKKSDLPEDKMNKLIRYINSHENIKTQDAKEVLKYIKKIAYK, encoded by the coding sequence ATGGAGAATAATAAAAGGATTATAGTTTTTACAGGATTATCCTTAAGTTTTGATGATGCAAGCCAAATACTTGATGCAGATTATAGGCCTCCCGTTAAAAGAGGGGACATATTTAAAATTCTTAAAGAAGAGGAAAAACCCGATATTATTGGCATAATAGATGGGCAATTTCACTCAGCACCTGCAGTAGCACATAAAGAAATTATGGAAGCACTGAATGAAGGGATAACCGTTGTTGGTGGATCTAGTATGGGTGCTTTAAGAGCATCAGAACTTGACAGTCTTGGAATGATAGGTGTAGGTTTTGTTTATAACGAATATAAAAATGGAAATATCAAATCTGATGATGATGTTGCCGTAATATTAGACCCTAAAACATATAGACCATTATCAGAGGCATTGGTTAATATTGACTATAAACTTAAGGGGGCTATCTCCTCTGGAATAATCATAGAAGAGGAAGGTGAAAAGATACATGAAATAGCAAAAGAAATCTATTATCCCCATAGAAACTATCCGAATATCTTTAAAAAATCAGATCTCCCCGAAGATAAGATGAATAAACTTATAAGATATATCAATTCCCATGAAAACATTAAAACCCAAGATGCCAAAGAGGTATTGAAATATATTAAGAAAATAGCATACAAATAA
- a CDS encoding M24 family metallopeptidase — translation MSEYESPSSIHLSNLIKKTKEKGYDGLLLTEPNNIKYLSNYDTKSFAFAILSDNPVVYATELDLENAKLNSQIEVRKFESLSALNDDLVKEGLTNFAIESTLPISLYEKFSDKFSGKLNLTIDHLIEDERMVKSYDEIVKIQEATKIAQKAFTDLDVLSKYDSGASEWEVSYELGRLMRDYGAESESFDTIVTSGSNSSLPHAEPEHKELETPILIDWGAKYKGYCSDNTRTIVFSEKQQEIFDIVLEAHDKTIESIKEGMKACEVDKIARDIIAEYGYGDKYIHSTGHSLGLDIHENPNVSTRTETVLEKNMFITVEPGIYLEGNFGVRVEDTVLIDKKAHVIGDLPRIII, via the coding sequence ATGTCAGAATATGAAAGTCCAAGTTCAATTCATTTATCTAATTTGATTAAGAAAACTAAAGAAAAAGGTTATGACGGTTTATTATTAACTGAACCTAACAATATTAAATATTTATCTAACTATGATACTAAAAGCTTTGCTTTTGCTATTTTAAGTGATAATCCTGTTGTTTATGCGACTGAATTAGATTTGGAAAATGCAAAACTTAATTCTCAGATAGAAGTTAGAAAATTTGAATCTTTATCTGCATTAAATGATGATTTGGTTAAGGAAGGTTTAACAAACTTTGCAATTGAGTCAACACTTCCAATTAGTTTATATGAAAAATTTTCTGATAAGTTCTCTGGAAAATTAAATTTAACCATTGATCATTTAATTGAAGATGAGAGAATGGTTAAATCTTATGATGAGATTGTTAAAATTCAAGAAGCAACTAAAATTGCTCAAAAGGCATTTACTGATTTGGATGTTTTATCTAAATATGATTCTGGAGCTAGCGAATGGGAAGTTTCCTATGAATTAGGTCGTTTAATGAGAGATTATGGTGCTGAATCAGAATCATTTGATACAATAGTTACCTCAGGTTCAAATTCATCATTACCTCATGCTGAACCGGAACATAAGGAACTAGAAACACCTATTTTAATTGATTGGGGTGCAAAATATAAGGGATATTGTTCTGATAATACAAGAACTATTGTTTTCAGTGAAAAACAACAAGAAATATTTGATATAGTACTTGAGGCTCATGATAAAACTATTGAATCTATTAAAGAAGGTATGAAAGCCTGTGAAGTAGATAAAATAGCAAGGGATATTATAGCTGAATATGGTTATGGTGATAAATACATTCATAGTACTGGTCATAGTTTAGGTTTGGATATCCATGAGAATCCGAATGTTTCAACAAGAACTGAAACCGTTCTTGAGAAGAACATGTTTATAACTGTTGAACCGGGTATTTACCTTGAGGGAAACTTTGGTGTAAGAGTTGAGGATACGGTTCTTATTGATAAAAAAGCTCATGTTATTGGAGATCTTCCAAGAATTATAATATGA